A genomic region of Longimicrobiales bacterium contains the following coding sequences:
- a CDS encoding BTAD domain-containing putative transcriptional regulator, which produces MITFRILGTLDLRDRAGRPLASPLVGSKRLALLAVLALHDGRGVRRDTLLGWFWPELEQDRARNSLSNMVHQIRRALGSGTVVGQGDEVRLGENAVWCDATAFQTALAANELADALELYRGDLLAGVFVQGASAEFEHWLDTERFRLRQQAAYAASALAISSERQARLADAVKWARRAAALDPFDEPAVRRLILLLDRAGDRAGALRAYEELSARLAQEFDAEPSAETRAAIDEVRARNEVTGLARSARTIATPDVPDTSMRNRAEEAPSAHSIAVLPFENLSGSPMAEPFALGLHDDLLTELSRISALRVIARTSVMRYRDAREPLPDIARELGVGTIIEGAVQSAGDRLRLNIQMIDARTGAHRWAERYDRELSTGGIFALQTELAGRIASALKAELTPAERAHAVRERATGSLDAYRLYAQGRAYLDQRTEAGMRRALDCFERAVDLDPSYALAWTGLADALSLLHDYGYEEPDRVLPQAEQAVRRALALAPDMAEAHASLGEFHVSRRDGASAIRALRRATELRSSYAEAHNWLGWMSQVMGDREQALASAEWAVGLDPLSPEVTSNVALSLITNGRPAEALVVARRTHDLQPDWTTGRFFEGLALYEIGSFAEAVRVLDGLVVEWAGSGPTLTLALAHAAAGDHGTAHRLSDEFARGEDPYAAGLVQLALGRRREAESYLRRVTCWDYWPALSLHHLYTDVFAVIREDPLHDWMLHEVEQWWQRDPIAPIEGATPE; this is translated from the coding sequence ATGATCACCTTCCGCATCCTCGGCACGCTCGATCTGAGAGATCGCGCGGGACGCCCGCTGGCGTCACCGCTGGTTGGATCGAAGCGCCTGGCGCTGCTGGCCGTGCTCGCGTTGCACGACGGCAGGGGTGTGCGCCGTGACACGCTGCTGGGCTGGTTCTGGCCCGAGCTCGAGCAGGACCGGGCGCGCAACTCGCTCAGCAACATGGTGCACCAGATCCGACGAGCGCTGGGCAGTGGGACGGTGGTGGGTCAGGGCGATGAGGTCCGGCTCGGGGAGAACGCAGTCTGGTGTGATGCGACAGCTTTCCAGACGGCACTCGCGGCGAATGAACTGGCCGATGCGCTGGAGCTTTACCGTGGCGACCTGCTGGCGGGCGTGTTCGTGCAGGGCGCATCGGCGGAATTCGAGCACTGGCTCGACACGGAGCGCTTCCGGCTGCGGCAGCAGGCAGCCTACGCCGCATCGGCACTCGCGATCAGCTCGGAACGTCAGGCGAGGCTGGCCGATGCGGTGAAGTGGGCTCGGCGTGCCGCCGCCCTCGACCCGTTCGACGAGCCGGCTGTGCGCCGGCTCATTCTCCTGCTGGACCGAGCGGGCGATCGCGCGGGCGCACTTCGGGCATATGAGGAGTTGTCTGCGCGGTTGGCGCAGGAGTTCGACGCAGAGCCGTCAGCAGAAACTCGCGCGGCCATCGACGAAGTCCGGGCACGAAACGAGGTGACTGGTCTCGCACGGTCTGCGAGGACCATCGCAACGCCCGACGTACCCGACACGTCAATGCGGAACCGCGCTGAGGAGGCCCCCTCCGCACATTCCATTGCCGTACTACCGTTCGAGAATCTGAGCGGGTCACCGATGGCTGAGCCGTTCGCCCTCGGGCTGCATGATGATCTGCTCACCGAGCTTTCGCGGATTTCCGCACTCCGCGTAATTGCCCGGACGTCCGTCATGCGGTACAGAGATGCGCGCGAGCCGCTGCCTGATATCGCGCGGGAACTGGGCGTCGGCACGATCATCGAGGGCGCGGTGCAGAGCGCCGGTGACCGCCTGCGCCTGAACATACAGATGATCGATGCACGGACCGGTGCTCATCGCTGGGCGGAACGCTACGACCGCGAGCTCAGTACGGGCGGGATCTTCGCGTTGCAGACGGAGCTGGCCGGACGGATCGCGAGCGCATTGAAAGCGGAGCTGACGCCGGCGGAACGCGCACACGCCGTCCGGGAGAGAGCGACCGGCAGCCTGGACGCGTACCGGCTGTATGCGCAGGGTCGGGCGTACCTCGACCAGCGCACCGAGGCAGGTATGAGGAGGGCGCTGGACTGTTTCGAGCGAGCGGTGGATCTGGATCCGTCATATGCACTGGCGTGGACCGGTCTGGCCGACGCTCTGTCTCTGCTTCATGACTACGGCTATGAGGAACCCGACCGGGTGCTGCCGCAGGCGGAGCAGGCGGTACGCCGTGCACTGGCACTCGCGCCTGACATGGCGGAGGCGCACGCGTCGCTCGGCGAGTTCCACGTGTCGCGCCGCGACGGAGCGTCCGCAATCCGCGCGCTGCGCAGAGCGACCGAGTTGAGGTCGAGCTATGCCGAGGCCCATAACTGGCTCGGCTGGATGTCGCAGGTGATGGGTGACCGTGAGCAGGCACTCGCCAGCGCGGAATGGGCCGTGGGTCTGGATCCGCTCTCACCGGAGGTGACAAGCAATGTGGCGCTGTCCCTCATCACGAACGGGAGACCGGCCGAGGCACTGGTCGTGGCGCGGCGGACACACGATCTGCAGCCGGATTGGACGACGGGGCGTTTCTTCGAGGGGCTCGCCCTTTACGAAATCGGCAGCTTCGCCGAAGCGGTCCGGGTACTGGACGGCCTCGTCGTCGAATGGGCGGGCTCCGGACCGACGCTGACGCTTGCGCTGGCGCACGCGGCCGCTGGCGATCACGGGACCGCGCACCGTCTCAGTGACGAGTTCGCGAGGGGTGAAGATCCGTACGCGGCCGGGCTGGTCCAGCTCGCCCTCGGACGGCGGAGAGAGGCCGAGTCGTACTTGCGCAGGGTCACCTGCTGGGACTACTGGCCGGCGCTGTCGCTGCACCACCTCTATACGGACGTGTTCGCGGTGATCCGCGAGGATCCGCTGCACGACTGGATGTTGCATGAGGTGGAGCAGTGGTGGCAGCGAGACCCGATTGCGCCGATCGAGGGGGCAACACCTGAATGA
- a CDS encoding glycosyltransferase family 2 protein — translation MKASDDIPAAPGTTTSGPAAPISIVVCTRDRPASLERCLAALRRGATQPAEIVIVDQGEHAPVSAVIDAVPHDSPPIHYLRQPPLGLGAAQNAGVRAAVSDWIAVTDDDCLPDGQWLSVIAGLAASGRYDMVTGRVLPAPAEGDRTLPVATRSNTAAREWIGRAPPWHVGSGNNFAVLRAAYLAIGGCDERLGPGSPAQGGVDMDLFYRLLRAGARVRFEPASLVLHERQSKHERLVRRPMYGFGMGACFGLWLRQRDVHAVPLAARWFVLRVAQVVRPRDVSRAAALREEATMLGSTVRGILHGLRAPGVREPENVVDV, via the coding sequence ATGAAGGCGTCTGACGACATTCCGGCCGCGCCGGGAACGACAACGTCGGGACCTGCGGCCCCGATCAGCATTGTCGTGTGCACGCGAGACCGGCCGGCCTCGCTCGAGCGCTGTCTCGCGGCCTTGCGCCGTGGCGCAACGCAGCCCGCGGAGATCGTGATCGTCGACCAGGGCGAACACGCGCCAGTCTCCGCCGTGATCGACGCCGTGCCGCACGATTCGCCGCCGATCCACTACCTGCGCCAGCCGCCACTGGGGCTTGGCGCCGCGCAGAACGCCGGTGTCCGAGCGGCGGTCTCTGACTGGATCGCGGTGACGGACGACGACTGTCTGCCGGACGGGCAGTGGCTGTCAGTGATCGCGGGGCTGGCAGCGAGCGGGCGTTACGACATGGTCACCGGGCGAGTGCTGCCGGCGCCGGCCGAGGGAGATCGCACGCTGCCCGTCGCGACCCGGTCGAATACCGCGGCCCGCGAATGGATCGGCCGGGCGCCGCCGTGGCACGTCGGCAGCGGCAACAACTTCGCCGTGCTCCGCGCGGCATACCTGGCGATCGGCGGCTGCGACGAGCGGCTCGGTCCGGGCTCGCCGGCACAAGGCGGCGTCGATATGGACCTTTTCTACCGGCTGCTGCGCGCCGGCGCGCGGGTCCGCTTCGAACCGGCTTCGCTGGTGCTGCACGAACGGCAGTCGAAGCATGAGCGTCTCGTCCGTCGACCGATGTACGGCTTCGGTATGGGCGCCTGCTTCGGCCTGTGGCTGCGTCAGCGGGACGTTCATGCGGTGCCGCTGGCGGCAAGGTGGTTCGTCCTCCGTGTCGCGCAGGTAGTTCGGCCGCGGGACGTCAGCCGTGCCGCGGCACTGCGGGAGGAGGCAACGATGCTGGGAAGCACGGTGCGCGGCATTCTCCACGGCCTGCGCGCCCCTGGGGTGCGTGAACCAGAAAATGTCGTAGACGTCTAA
- a CDS encoding ABC transporter permease, protein MSRLLSEVRYRMRALLRREEMEAELDDELRYHIDRHTEKLVGEGMSRAEASRQARLEFGGVERIRDEARDARGVVLLETVLQDIRYALRGLRTRKAFTIGVVLTLGLGIGANATMFGIVDRLLFRAPPALIDQGSVHRVYLHGIDRGEEDVNRNFQVRRYLDVLEQTTSFSDIAAFQTRRHGVGSGEGLREVPVTMATASFFDFFAARPVLGRFFSAAEDSVPVGSPVVVLGYDYWQTQFGGSPDVIGRSLQVDRLLGTIIGVAPEGFVGMSDQGVPAAWVPLTAHAHAFRGTTYHTNYNWSWLEMIVRRRPGISVEEAEADLTQAFRHSWRQAFAASPGWGAVEDVRPRGTLGPVQLERGPQAGRDSRVAAWISGVALIVLLVACANVANLLLSRAVSRRREIAMRLALGVSRGRLLRQLFSESLVLAVLGGAAGLLIAHWGGAGLRALFLPPDFPAGAITDGRTLLYLGAVTLLVAILTGLVPALHAGRTDLAGTLKTGGREDGFQRSRTGAALLVVQAALSVVLLVGAGLFVRSLHNVQQFRLGYDVDPILFASANSRGTSMDDAARRALNLRMLEAAETMPGVSSAALAASVPFWSNEGRGLWVAGIDTVRNLGNFILQAGTPDYFRTLGTRVFRGRAFDERDRENTQRVVVVGEGMARALWPGQDAIGQCLRIAAADAPCTRVIGVAEDMRVRTLTDEREYTYYIPASQYGEEMYPQLFVRVDVEGVSHAEALRRRLQAEMPGAAYVTVQPLRELVDPSLRAWSFGATMFVAFGVLALVLAAIGLYSMIAYGVAQRTRELGVRLALGASAGHVVRMIVATALRLVVIGVAIGGAIAIWAAPRLEPLMFDASTRDPAVYGAVAATLVGVALVASVVPAMRALRVDPNTVLRAD, encoded by the coding sequence ATGAGCCGACTGCTGAGCGAGGTGCGCTACCGCATGCGCGCGCTGCTGCGCCGCGAGGAGATGGAGGCGGAGCTGGATGACGAGCTTCGTTACCATATCGATCGCCACACGGAGAAGCTCGTGGGGGAGGGTATGTCACGGGCGGAGGCGTCGCGACAGGCGCGGCTCGAGTTCGGCGGCGTGGAGCGGATCAGGGACGAGGCGCGCGATGCGCGGGGGGTGGTGCTTCTCGAGACGGTGCTGCAGGACATTCGCTATGCACTGCGGGGTCTGCGAACGCGGAAGGCGTTCACGATTGGAGTCGTGCTTACGCTCGGTCTCGGGATTGGAGCGAATGCGACGATGTTCGGCATCGTCGATCGGCTGCTGTTCCGCGCGCCGCCGGCGCTGATCGATCAGGGGTCTGTGCATCGAGTCTACCTGCACGGCATCGATCGCGGCGAGGAGGATGTCAACCGGAACTTCCAGGTCCGGCGGTACCTCGATGTGCTGGAACAGACGACGTCGTTCAGTGACATTGCGGCGTTCCAGACGCGGCGCCATGGGGTGGGCTCGGGTGAAGGTCTGCGCGAAGTGCCGGTCACGATGGCGACGGCGAGCTTCTTCGACTTCTTCGCGGCCCGTCCGGTGCTCGGGCGGTTCTTCTCGGCAGCCGAGGACAGTGTGCCTGTGGGATCGCCGGTGGTCGTGCTCGGCTACGACTACTGGCAGACGCAGTTCGGTGGCAGTCCGGACGTCATCGGGCGGAGTCTGCAGGTGGATCGGCTGCTCGGCACGATCATCGGTGTGGCGCCGGAAGGCTTTGTCGGCATGAGTGACCAGGGCGTACCGGCGGCGTGGGTTCCGTTGACCGCGCACGCGCACGCGTTCCGTGGCACCACGTATCACACGAACTACAACTGGAGCTGGCTGGAGATGATCGTCCGGCGGAGGCCGGGCATCAGTGTGGAGGAGGCCGAGGCGGATCTGACGCAGGCGTTCCGTCACAGCTGGCGTCAGGCCTTTGCAGCGTCGCCGGGCTGGGGTGCGGTGGAGGATGTGCGTCCGCGCGGGACACTCGGTCCGGTGCAGCTCGAGCGCGGTCCGCAGGCGGGGCGTGACTCACGGGTTGCTGCCTGGATCAGTGGTGTCGCCCTCATCGTCCTGCTGGTCGCCTGCGCGAACGTCGCCAACCTGCTGCTTTCGCGTGCGGTAAGCCGCCGGCGCGAGATTGCCATGCGCCTCGCACTGGGCGTATCGCGCGGGCGGCTGCTGCGGCAGCTGTTCAGCGAGAGTCTGGTGCTGGCTGTTCTTGGTGGCGCTGCCGGGCTGCTGATCGCCCACTGGGGCGGAGCCGGGCTCCGGGCGCTGTTCCTTCCTCCGGACTTTCCGGCGGGCGCCATTACGGACGGTCGGACGCTGCTGTATCTGGGCGCTGTCACGCTTCTGGTGGCGATCCTGACCGGGCTTGTGCCTGCGCTCCACGCAGGTCGCACGGATCTCGCCGGCACCCTCAAGACTGGTGGACGCGAAGACGGGTTTCAGCGGTCGCGGACCGGCGCCGCGCTACTGGTGGTGCAGGCTGCGCTGTCGGTGGTGCTGCTCGTCGGCGCCGGCCTGTTCGTGCGCAGCCTGCACAACGTCCAGCAGTTCCGGCTGGGATACGATGTGGATCCGATCCTCTTCGCCTCGGCAAATTCGCGCGGCACGAGCATGGATGACGCAGCGCGACGCGCGCTGAACCTGCGCATGCTGGAAGCGGCAGAGACAATGCCGGGCGTGAGTAGCGCCGCGCTAGCGGCGTCGGTGCCGTTCTGGAGCAACGAAGGCCGCGGACTGTGGGTCGCGGGGATCGATACTGTGCGCAACCTGGGGAATTTCATCCTCCAGGCCGGTACACCGGACTACTTCAGGACGCTTGGCACGCGGGTGTTCCGGGGGCGCGCTTTCGACGAGCGCGATCGAGAGAACACGCAGCGCGTCGTAGTCGTCGGCGAAGGGATGGCCCGGGCGCTGTGGCCGGGTCAGGACGCGATAGGTCAGTGCCTTCGAATAGCTGCGGCCGACGCGCCATGCACGCGGGTGATCGGCGTTGCCGAGGACATGCGGGTCCGCACACTCACCGACGAGCGGGAATACACCTACTACATACCGGCCTCGCAGTACGGTGAGGAGATGTATCCGCAGCTCTTCGTCCGGGTCGACGTCGAGGGAGTGAGCCACGCGGAGGCCCTGCGGCGCCGGCTGCAGGCGGAGATGCCGGGCGCGGCTTACGTCACAGTCCAGCCGCTGCGCGAGCTTGTCGATCCCAGCCTGCGCGCCTGGAGCTTCGGCGCTACCATGTTCGTAGCATTCGGGGTCCTCGCGCTGGTGCTGGCTGCCATCGGCCTCTACAGCATGATCGCATATGGCGTGGCGCAGCGGACGCGCGAGCTGGGAGTCAGGCTGGCGCTGGGCGCCTCGGCCGGGCACGTCGTACGTATGATTGTGGCGACGGCACTGCGGCTCGTCGTCATCGGAGTCGCCATCGGCGGTGCGATAGCGATCTGGGCTGCACCGCGACTGGAGCCGCTGATGTTCGATGCGTCGACACGCGACCCGGCAGTCTACGGGGCCGTGGCAGCGACGCTCGTGGGTGTGGCGCTGGTGGCGAGCGTCGTACCGGCGATGCGGGCGTTACGGGTCGACCCCAACACGGTGCTGCGCGCCGACTGA
- a CDS encoding PadR family transcriptional regulator, translating into MTERLDLPQGTLDLLILRTLSLQRMHGWAISERLHQVSRATLTIPQGSLYPALHRLERRGWVRAEWGESENNRRAKFYELTRAGRRQLASDVEAWRRLTAAVDLVLDMN; encoded by the coding sequence ATGACCGAACGACTCGACCTGCCGCAGGGCACACTCGACCTGCTCATTCTGCGTACGCTCTCGCTCCAGCGGATGCACGGCTGGGCGATATCGGAGCGGCTGCACCAGGTGTCGCGGGCGACACTGACGATTCCGCAGGGATCGCTGTACCCGGCGCTGCATCGGTTGGAGCGCCGCGGTTGGGTCCGTGCGGAGTGGGGCGAATCGGAGAACAACCGGCGGGCGAAGTTCTACGAGCTGACGCGCGCGGGCCGGAGGCAGCTCGCGTCCGATGTGGAGGCGTGGCGCAGGCTGACGGCGGCGGTGGACCTCGTCCTCGACATGAACTGA
- a CDS encoding amidohydrolase family protein has protein sequence MTMINERTVTPRVRRRTRTRAAFARIAVTVCTAVAGSAVIAAPAAAQVPAAPQSQPVALTGGTIHTVTNGVIQNGTIVFENGVITAVGTDVAVPSNARRVDVSGKHVYPGLIDAYSAMGLQEIGAVDVTSDTNELGDFNPNVRAEVAVNPESRHIGTARSNGVLVTLTTPAGGVVSGLSAALMLDGWTWETMTLKSGAALNVNWPNPNAGQSGNGRGSNNDDGPDYAEQIRSLRDMFATARAYRDAQASGMSHDTDSRWEAMVPVVNGDIPVVVSANDIQQIQDAIAWAESERVRLVLRGAEDALYVADHLAAKRIPVLLTSSMDAPNRDWEGYDGNYGLAARLHEKGVMFAITGGASAPYTHRLPYEAGVAVAFGLPVDEALRAVTIYPARIMGIDDRVGSLEVGRDATLLITTGNPLDFLASVEQAYVQGREIDMMDIHRQLYEKYSEKVRQAKAINP, from the coding sequence ATGACAATGATCAACGAACGGACCGTTACCCCGCGTGTGCGACGCCGTACGCGCACCCGAGCGGCGTTCGCGCGCATCGCCGTGACCGTGTGCACGGCGGTCGCTGGATCCGCGGTGATCGCGGCGCCCGCGGCCGCTCAGGTGCCGGCCGCGCCGCAGAGCCAGCCGGTCGCTCTGACCGGCGGCACGATCCACACGGTGACGAACGGAGTCATCCAGAACGGCACGATCGTGTTCGAGAACGGCGTGATCACTGCCGTCGGAACTGATGTCGCGGTGCCGTCGAACGCGCGCCGCGTGGATGTATCCGGGAAGCACGTATACCCGGGCCTGATCGACGCGTACAGCGCGATGGGGCTCCAGGAGATCGGTGCCGTCGACGTGACGAGCGATACGAACGAGTTGGGTGATTTCAACCCGAACGTACGCGCCGAGGTCGCCGTCAATCCGGAGAGTCGGCACATCGGGACCGCACGCTCCAATGGCGTGCTCGTGACGCTGACCACGCCGGCCGGCGGTGTCGTCTCCGGTCTGTCGGCCGCTCTGATGCTGGACGGCTGGACATGGGAAACGATGACGCTGAAGAGCGGCGCTGCGCTCAACGTCAACTGGCCGAACCCGAACGCCGGTCAGAGCGGGAACGGGCGCGGCAGCAACAACGACGACGGCCCGGATTACGCAGAGCAGATCCGCAGCCTGCGCGACATGTTCGCGACCGCGCGTGCCTACCGTGATGCCCAGGCGTCCGGCATGTCGCACGACACCGACTCGCGCTGGGAGGCGATGGTTCCTGTCGTGAACGGTGACATCCCCGTCGTCGTTTCCGCGAACGACATTCAGCAGATCCAGGATGCCATCGCGTGGGCGGAGTCCGAGCGCGTGCGCCTCGTGCTGCGCGGCGCGGAGGATGCCCTGTACGTCGCCGACCATCTGGCCGCGAAGCGGATTCCGGTCCTGCTCACGTCCAGCATGGATGCACCGAACCGCGACTGGGAAGGATACGACGGCAATTACGGACTGGCCGCGCGCCTGCACGAGAAGGGCGTGATGTTCGCCATCACCGGTGGTGCGAGCGCGCCGTACACCCACCGGCTGCCGTACGAAGCGGGCGTTGCCGTAGCGTTCGGCCTGCCCGTCGATGAGGCGCTCCGCGCCGTCACGATCTACCCCGCCCGCATCATGGGCATCGATGATCGCGTCGGCTCGCTCGAGGTCGGACGCGACGCAACACTGCTCATCACCACAGGCAATCCGCTCGACTTCCTCGCCAGTGTCGAGCAGGCGTACGTCCAGGGTCGCGAGATCGACATGATGGACATACACCGGCAGCTCTACGAGAAGTATTCCGAGAAGGTGCGACAGGCGAAGGCGATCAACCCCTGA
- a CDS encoding prolyl oligopeptidase family serine peptidase, with amino-acid sequence MNALLRNRFVVLTALLTAVAPAAAQDVSSYRVPPPPIPQILDAQQTPWTSIAPGGTTMVLVGRPGLPDIAELAEPELRLAGTRINPRTNGPSRSSFGRSLTFQDLESGASREVTLPADARIGSWQWSPDASYLAFTNTVASGVELWVADARTAEARRLLGPELNATLGAPYEWAPDGRSLLVKRVTQGRGAPPAAPAVPAGPVIQETVGNAAPVRTYQDLLTNAADEALFDYYFTSQLVRVPAVGGAPTPVGEPGIIAGFTPSPNSEYLLVTTIKRPYSYLAPMFAFGTETFVMDASGRRVHTVIDRSEVTMSPIGRDMVSPGPRSVSWRADAPATLVWVEAMDSGNARAEAAVRDRVLTLESPFSGAPRTLIDLPQRAAGIRWGRPDLALVQTRWSTDARTRTYVVNPSQPGEARLLWDLSSEDRYNDPGDPVTKLNDRGFSVLRFSPDGRHIYLTGQGASTRGDYPFLARLDLASGNTERLWQAEDPYYEVVAAVLDDEARRYVTRRETITEPPNFFLHDRSSGAARALTDFPDPAPQLAGVQRELITYPREDGVTLSATLFTPPGYDAQRDGPLPMLVWAYPREFRDADAASQVQDSPNRFSRPGGSSHLFLLTQGYAILDGPAMPIIGEGEEEPNDTYVQQLVSSAEAAVDKVVQLGVADRDRIGVGGHSYGAFMTANLLAHSDVFRAGIARSGAYNRTLTPFGFQAEPRSYWEATNVYYAMSPFNFANRINEPILLIHGEADNNSGTFPIQSERMYQALKGHGATVRYVVLPHESHGYAARESVLHTLAEMVDWMDRHVKNAPARTARR; translated from the coding sequence ATGAACGCTCTCCTCCGAAACCGGTTTGTCGTCCTCACCGCACTGCTGACCGCGGTGGCTCCCGCGGCGGCGCAGGACGTCTCCTCCTACCGCGTGCCGCCGCCGCCGATTCCGCAGATCCTCGATGCGCAGCAGACACCGTGGACGAGCATCGCGCCGGGCGGCACGACCATGGTTCTGGTGGGGCGTCCGGGCCTGCCGGACATTGCGGAGCTCGCCGAGCCGGAGCTGCGGCTGGCGGGGACGCGCATCAACCCGCGCACGAACGGTCCGAGCCGGAGCTCGTTCGGCCGCTCGCTCACGTTCCAGGACCTCGAGAGCGGCGCCAGCCGGGAGGTGACTCTGCCGGCCGACGCACGGATCGGCTCATGGCAATGGTCGCCCGACGCGTCGTACCTCGCCTTTACCAACACCGTCGCCAGCGGCGTCGAGCTCTGGGTAGCCGACGCCCGCACGGCGGAGGCGCGCCGGCTGCTGGGCCCCGAGCTGAATGCCACGCTCGGCGCGCCGTACGAGTGGGCGCCGGACGGTCGCTCGCTCCTGGTGAAGCGGGTCACACAGGGCCGGGGCGCACCGCCGGCAGCGCCAGCGGTGCCGGCCGGACCCGTCATCCAGGAAACCGTCGGCAACGCTGCCCCGGTGCGCACGTACCAGGACCTGCTCACGAACGCGGCCGACGAAGCCCTGTTCGACTACTACTTCACCTCCCAGCTGGTGCGGGTGCCCGCGGTCGGCGGAGCACCGACGCCGGTGGGCGAACCCGGCATCATCGCCGGATTCACACCCTCGCCGAATAGCGAGTACCTGCTCGTAACGACAATAAAGCGCCCGTACAGTTACCTCGCTCCCATGTTCGCCTTCGGCACGGAGACGTTCGTCATGGATGCGAGCGGACGTCGTGTGCACACGGTCATCGACCGGTCGGAAGTAACGATGTCGCCGATCGGTCGCGACATGGTGAGTCCGGGCCCGCGCTCGGTCAGCTGGCGGGCAGACGCGCCAGCGACGCTGGTGTGGGTCGAAGCCATGGACAGCGGCAACGCCCGCGCAGAGGCGGCGGTCCGGGACCGCGTGCTGACGCTCGAGTCGCCGTTCAGCGGTGCTCCGCGAACGCTGATCGACCTGCCGCAGCGAGCCGCAGGGATCCGCTGGGGGCGACCCGACCTCGCACTCGTGCAGACCCGCTGGAGCACGGACGCGCGCACGCGCACATACGTGGTGAATCCGTCGCAGCCGGGCGAGGCCCGTCTTCTCTGGGATCTCTCGTCGGAAGACCGCTACAATGATCCCGGTGACCCCGTGACGAAGCTGAACGATCGGGGATTCTCCGTGCTGCGCTTCTCGCCCGACGGTCGGCACATCTACCTGACGGGACAAGGCGCGAGCACGCGCGGGGATTACCCGTTCCTCGCCAGGCTCGACCTCGCCTCCGGCAATACGGAACGGCTGTGGCAGGCCGAGGACCCGTATTACGAGGTGGTCGCAGCTGTGCTGGACGACGAGGCACGACGGTATGTCACACGACGCGAGACGATCACCGAGCCGCCGAACTTCTTCCTGCACGACCGGTCGAGCGGCGCGGCTCGAGCGCTCACCGACTTCCCGGATCCGGCGCCGCAGCTCGCCGGCGTGCAGCGTGAGCTAATCACGTACCCGCGCGAAGACGGCGTGACGCTCTCGGCGACACTGTTCACGCCGCCCGGATACGACGCGCAGCGCGATGGTCCGCTGCCGATGCTGGTGTGGGCATATCCGCGCGAGTTCCGCGATGCCGACGCGGCAAGCCAGGTGCAGGATTCGCCCAACCGGTTCAGCCGGCCCGGCGGCAGCTCGCACCTGTTCCTGCTGACGCAGGGATACGCGATCCTCGACGGCCCGGCCATGCCGATCATCGGCGAGGGGGAAGAGGAGCCGAATGACACGTATGTCCAGCAGCTCGTCAGCAGCGCTGAGGCCGCCGTCGACAAGGTGGTGCAGCTGGGCGTGGCGGATCGGGATCGTATTGGTGTCGGCGGCCACAGTTACGGCGCATTCATGACGGCCAACCTGCTGGCGCACTCCGACGTGTTCCGTGCCGGCATCGCGCGCAGCGGAGCATACAACCGCACGCTGACGCCGTTCGGTTTCCAGGCCGAACCGCGGTCGTACTGGGAGGCGACGAACGTCTACTACGCCATGAGCCCATTCAACTTCGCGAACCGCATCAACGAGCCGATCCTGCTCATCCATGGCGAAGCCGACAACAACTCGGGCACGTTCCCCATTCAGAGCGAGCGCATGTACCAGGCGTTGAAGGGTCATGGTGCCACAGTGCGCTACGTCGTGTTGCCCCACGAGAGCCACGGCTACGCTGCGCGCGAGTCGGTACTGCACACGCTGGCCGAGATGGTCGACTGGATGGATCGACACGTCAAGAACGCGCCCGCACGCACCGCGCGACGCTAG